The genome window CGCCGCGTCGGTTTCAGCCGAACGGTTTCAGGAGCATCTGGACGACCTGAAGACGAAAGGCTACCTCGAGGAAGACGGCGGGACGATCCGGGTGCCGCTGGATGCGGGGTCGATCGAAGAGTACACGACCGACGACCTCACCTACACCGTTCGGCCCGCCCGCCACACCGACTTCGAGGCGGTCGTGGACGCGATCCGGGACGTGACGGCGACCGAAACCTACGTCGTCGCCGAGACCGTCGCCGAGCAGTTGCTCTACGACGATACGATCTCGAGACACACTACCGTCGAGTCGCGGATGTTCTTCGTCGCGACGGTCGACGCCGAGGTCGTCGGCTGGACGCACCTCGATCTGCCACACGTCGAGAAGCTCCGAGATACCGCACAACTCACCGTCGGCGTCCGCCCCGACTACCGCGGCCAGGGAATCGGGACCCGGCTCCTGAGCCGTGGACTCGACTGGGCGGAAGCCAACGGCTACCGGAAGGTGTACAA of Natrarchaeobaculum sulfurireducens contains these proteins:
- a CDS encoding GNAT family N-acetyltransferase, whose product is MRAPDRPTFDDETSKEIYQYVERHGTAARHRVRDAASVSAERFQEHLDDLKTKGYLEEDGGTIRVPLDAGSIEEYTTDDLTYTVRPARHTDFEAVVDAIRDVTATETYVVAETVAEQLLYDDTISRHTTVESRMFFVATVDAEVVGWTHLDLPHVEKLRDTAQLTVGVRPDYRGQGIGTRLLSRGLDWAEANGYRKVYNSVPATNDVALAFLGEHGWNTEGIRKNHYTIDDELVDEVMMAYEF